The sequence gcaaccttctgattacggggccgcttccttaaccgctaggccaccactgccccgtcagaaggttgccggttgccagaaggttgccggttcgaatcccgagccgccgaggtgccactgagcaaagcaccgtcccacacactgctcccgggcgcctgtcatggccgcccactgctcacccagggtgattggttaaatacagaggacaaatttcactgtgtgcaccgtgtgctgcgctgctgtgatACATATCCAATCCTGCCAACAACTTGCAGCCAACTGCTAGATTCCATATAACGGACAACAGAGACGTGGTGACTGCATTATAGAATAGAAGCAGGACGGGAGAGATTCATTCAGAAGCCAGACACGGAGGCTATACACACTGcagatatcacacacacacacacaccacacacacacacagctgaggaCGATCAAGTGTGATGTGGTCCTCCGTctatagattttctttttctgtctcttctctACGAGCTGAGACAAGAGGCTCTTATATGAACTGAatcaacaccacacacacacacacacacacagctttttgTAACGCTCGGTCCCGGCTCTCTCGGCTCCACACGCCGCTCCTGTTGTTCTAGTTGTTCGCGGCAGCAGGACGCGCCCCCCCAGTTGCTGCAGGAGCTGGTTTAACAGGCCCCTGCCGCAGTGTCGGGCGGTAGAATGTGGTGCAGGAAGCGACTTCATTTATAAAACGAAAAAGCCAGACCGTTCCCTAAacgtatgggtggtagtagcctagcgggtaagactccggttcaaaccccacttactaccatcgtgtccctgagcaagacacttaaccccgagtgtctccagggggagactgtccctgtaactactgactgtaagtcgctctggataagggcgtctggtaaatgccgtattATAAATCTGCAGGTGGAGGGAATAACACTGAACACGTTTAACAGGCATCAGAACTGACTGACCAGGGAAATAAACCTCACGGGAACATGAAATAATCCATGACGGCGACCGCGAGGAGGGTCATGATGTCGCGGCTTTTCGGGTACAGAAGCCTATCGCACCTCTCTAGGTACCTGGACGTGACCGGGAGAGTTTTACCTTCGAAGTACTGCAGTCCCGGCGGGTGGGGGAGCAGGGGGAGGAGCTTCCTTTATCCGGACTGGCCTGCGGGCAGACATCGGGCGTTCAAGCAACACCGTTCCGACGTAAAAAAAGCACGTCGCACGTCGCCGGGGAGGAACGGCGGGCCGTACCTGAGATGCGGCGGCGGCATTCGCGCCCTTTCGCCGCAGCGTGTCGCTCTGACACGCCGTGAGGAGCGAGCTGGGCATGATGGAGCGGAAGTCGTTGAACGAGCGGCGCCGGACCCCCTCTCTCTCCGCGGGGACGCGCGGCGCCTGCGGCGCCCCCCGGGGGAACAGCTTGGGCAGCAGCGGCTCGCCGGCGTTTCCGTAGCGACCGAAGGCGCGGGTCACGCCCAGCAGGCTGGGCACCGCGTACCTGCACAGGTACGCTGGTCCCGAGGGAAAGAGAGCGGTGAGTGCGGACAAAAGAATTTCTGTGACTTTTTCAATTACTCGAAGtcttttaaatttacatttttgtacgAATTTGGATAAAAAAAGCCAGCAAACatactacagacctgcgctggttttaaacgttgtagttgtaaacgtagaaaaacgtTCATCGTGCGTTCACGTGCCGGTCTGATTTCGccgaaaattctcttttcaaactCCAGGACTTTTTGGGGTTTTTAGGagccctggtgtgtgtgtgtgtgtgtgtgtgtgtgcgtgtgtttaccTTTATCGTGGTTTTCCGGTGTCTGACACATCTCAAGCAGACGCTGCATCACATCCATAACGGTGCCCatgatctacacacacacacacagcagaaagatgtgaacacacacacacacacacaggagcagttgtggcctagcggtttaaggaaacggcctcgtaatcaggtttccggttcgattcccgagccgccaaggtgccactgagcaaagcaccgtccccacacactgctccccgggcgcctgtcatggctgcccactactcaccaaggatgatgggttaaatgcacaggacaaattccactgggtgcaccatgtgctgtgctgctgtgtatcacatgtgacaatcacttcattttcacttcaggaAAACGAGAAACTGAAAGGTCGGGGTCTCTACCTGAGAGTTGGACTCGGGGTCTCTCCGGCGACGTCAAAAAGCACCGTCACCAGGCAGAAGCTGAAGTTCTCCGCCGCCGGCAGCGCGTCTGCGTGAGAGCGTGGCGGAGGCGGGGCGTGAACGGGgcgtttttttaaaaatcgcTGAGCATCTCGCCTTCGTCCGTGAAATCTCCGTTTTACTCACTCTGCCCCTTCCCTCCTGGCCGACGCCTCCTCCGCCCAGTGCGCGTGGGGCAGCCTCTCAGCAGGTCCAGCAAGTAGCCGACGATCAGGTCTTTGTGCTGAAGGGACAAACAAGTGACACGTCACACTGCAGCGCCACTGCCCTGCCACCGGCGCCATCGTCCATTAAAGCCCCCAAATGAAGCGCTTGTAGTCCGAAtattcagtacatttacatttcattttattaattgtacGTGTGTTCTtccacatttttgcacataatcattgcactacattgtacatatccactgtaaatataaatagcCATTGCATATTATTACGTACTACTGTACGTCCATCTGTAATATTATTCAGTCTcttcctgcacatatcaccttataTATACCCATAAATTATCTTACCTtcatcctgcacttgctgcttattgcacttctggttagacctaaactgcatttcgttgccctgtacttgtacatgtgtaatgacaaaaaAGTTGAATTAAtctaatttacagcatttaccggacgcccttatccagatcattttacaatcaatagttacagggacagtccccccctggagacactcagggttaagtgtcctgctcagggacacgatggtagtaagtggggtttgaacctgggtcttctggttcgtaggcgagtgtcttacccactaggctactaccaccctgccaccCAGTAATATTTAACGCttcaataatacaaataaactaaaataattaaagaaaaattccGGATGCCGGATTACAAGTCTTGTGCACCATGGCATGATTACAGCGGCTGAGAAGCATTCGGCAATTTTCTCCttttcacacatcacacaagTAAGGGGGGGGgtatagaaagaaaaaaattaaataacattttttttttttataaatataaatcgCTGCTCAGCCGCACGTGTAATATCAGCCGACGCTGAAAATGCAGACGCCAGAATTCATCTTCAACGCTTACAGCCGGTTCGGTAAAATTGTCCACGTTTTCATATTCCACTGCTGGAAGGGTGGCAGCGGCCTGCCGGTACCACACTCGTctcgaagacccaggttcgaaccccactcactaccatcgtgtccctgagcaggacagttaaacccgagtgtctccagggggactgtccctgtaactactgattgtaagtcgctctggataagggcgtctggtaaatgctgtaaataactGGCACTGTTCTCAGCGGAACGCGTACACGCCACGGGACGGGCGAACTTTGAGTCGAGACGGGAAATCCGGTGCGGTTTACACACCAATCGCGTCTAATCTCCGTCTAAAGCACGTCAGCTGATCTCTAAAACCATTCAGACCAGTAGCGATAAGACCcttcaacacacaaacacacacacaaaccctgtAGGTCCGACTCCACCAGGAAGATGGACAGCGCGATGACGGCGTCCCTGCGGCGGATGTCCAGGGTGAAGACGCTCGGGAGTCGGATGGACACATGCAGAGCAGCTTCTGTACCTACGTCCACACACCAGAGCTCATTCAGAAACGTGATAAACGATggcatttacataaaaatacattcaaaccGCACAAGATATGCAAAATAAATCCAGACCACAATTCAAAACATTCATACGTTAAAAAGCATATcaagcagggtggtagtagcctagcgggtaacacactcgcctatgaaccagaagacccgggttcgaatcccacttactaccattgtgtccctgagcaagacacttaaccctgagttgctccagggagactgtccctgtaactactgattgtaagtcgctctggataagggcgtctgataaatgctgtaaatgaatgtaaatgataaaatacAGGTACGCATTAAATtactggtagattctcactgaaggcatcaagactatgaatgaacacatgtggagttctgtacttaacaaaaaggtgaaataagtgaaaacatgttttatattctagtttctttgctctgattactgctttacacactcttggcattctctcgatgagcatcaagaggtcgtcacctgaaatgcttctccaacagtcttgaaggagttcccaagaggtgtttagcacttgttgggtccagctcaccccaaaccatctggattgggttcaggtccggtgactgtggagtcaggtctccactttttgttaagtacataactccacatgtgttcattcatagttttgatgccttcagtgagaatctaccaacataaatggtcatgaaaataaagaaaacacgttgaaagAGAAgctgtccagacttttggcctgtactgtatattttaaacacaaatatatttattttaattagctGCTTTAGTGGCTTAATTTGAACCTATAAATACGTGTATATACAGTCTGTAGGAAGGTGTCAAGTTTAGATTGGACGTTATATGATCCTTATCAATAAGTTCTATTGCAGTGTTGCACACAAAAAACTCGTCACGATTTCCGCATGAACCGTGTTACGGAACCAGCGTTCCGGGCCACTGCCGATGGAATGCAATCAAGATATTTCACGGGGACATATCTATACTGACAAAATCCATGTGCACGTCCAGTCACGTTACATAAACAGCTTGACCCTgaccccctgacccctgaccctcaATAGAAGAAGGATCCAGAAGTCAGTAAAACATCCATCTAAACGTTCATTTACAGATATAATTTATAgccaattttttttggttgtttgctGTGTGTCCTCCTGTTGGTCTCCATCTGTGGACACCCAGTTTCTTGTAGAACATCTCTACACAGCGACTTAAATATTGCATCGTTTTAAACTCCTCACTGTggttgatatttgatgtccatGAATTTCCACCAAAATCGGTGAAAACGTCTCACTATTTGGGCAAATTAGAGGctctttttttcagatttttctgaGCTTTATTCGGAACTATTCTGTAACGTGTAGAACATTTGGATCTCGGATCGCCGTTCCCGGTGAATGAAGAACGAACGAACAGAAGTGAATATTTCTGCTTCTTAGCGGAATAACGACGCGCCACGACCCTCCGCGTTCGCATTTTAACGCCCCGTCCGGCCGCCTCTTCCCGTCCGAGAGGGAcgcgcagcggcggcggcggcgcccgGTGAAGGCGACAGGCGGAGACGGAGTCCGAAGTTCAGGCGGCCGCGGCGACACCTGTCCGACCGGGctggccgcggcggcggcgggactCACCTTCTCCGCCGGCGCGGCTCCGTGCGCGGCCAGGGAGCGGGCGAGCGACAGGACGGTGCTGAAGTAGAAGCCCCTCGGTCCCCCCGCCGTCGCCGAAGTTTACCCGCCGCCACCGTCCAGGAGAGAAACTTGACGGCGGTTGATAAAAACCGAGGGCGGAGGGGGCGCGGAGAGCCGCGTTTCAAATCTCGTTCTAGTCCCCTACCGCACTTCTCAAGGGTGGCTGCGTCCCAATAACCAACCGGGTTGGCAGAGGGACTCGGTGACGTCATTTTCCCTCAGTCACTATAAAAATGTTTCTTCGAAGCTTCGATGCATCGATATGGAACAGAGAATAGACATGAAGTAACCAACTACGCAATTTTATCGAGCTTGAGTGAACAAGTGACAACCGATCCATTTTCAAGCCACGATAATGAGGCACGACGCAGGAATCAGAGTGGAGGGTTTTTGATAAATTGGAACGCGCTTCAAAGTGGCGGCGTGGTTGCCTGGCGCGGAAGGACACGTGGCGAGTGGAGGTGCTCTGCGGCGTATTGGAACACACGGCCGCCGCGCCTGCAGCTGGAAACCAGTAACGTCAGATGAGAGCAGGGGGCGTGGGGTCTTATTTAAAAGCAAGAACtattaaaaattcataaatgatgcagaattttatatttataaagtaTTACAATctactgtatgtatataataACAGATAGCAACAAAATAACATAGCCAAAAGTGCAATAGTTTGGAACAGCTCACTGAATAGACGTTGATGACGACGTCCACGTGGGAATTTTCCACATTGTGCAGACAATTCGGGTCCACGGAGCGTTTAACTCTGTATTCAGGAGTTTTATAATGTCGAGGTGCGCTTTAACGCAACAGGTGGAATTCGCTTCCCTTTTCCGCAAAAGTCGTGCGGCTTCGTAGAATTTGGCTCATAGAAATCTTATGCATTAATGcgttttatcttatttttatcGTTTTATCTAAGGCGCGCTGTACGTGCGACGCACTCCGACCAGCGGCGTGTGTGACGTCATCACGGGCCAGACCGGAAGTAGTCTGCAGAGAGGTCAGCTGATCGCGGAGCGGCGCCGTGTTACACAAGGTTGGTCGCCGCGTCGCCTTTTACGACTTTATTTGATTCGTTTTCGCCGTTCGGTGACATTATCCACTGACTCCGTTGTCGCTCCGCGATCGGAAAACAGGGGCGACGCGACATATGGTGCAGAAATTATGAATTGTGTTAATAAATGCGACGTTTGACGGCTCTGGGAAAGTTCCTCTGTGAATTCTGTAGATCTTTTCTGTCTAAATAAGCTCCTGGTCTCCACTATTAATATGAGTCCTGTTTCCTtcatctacattttacatttatggcatttatccagatcgacttacaatcagtagttacagggacagtccccccctggagacactcaggttaagtgtcttgctcagggacacgatggtagtaagtggggtttgcaGAGATGGTTCTGATTCTGACATCGGGGTTTGTACAGGATGGCTGCATACCCCAAATCGCACAACCCCGCGCCGACGATGACGACGAGGAAGAGCCGAGGGGTCCCGGGTCGCGAGGGTTCAACTTCGACGACGAGCCCCCGGAGAGCCACATGACCGACGCGGAGAGGCGGCAGCTGcggctgcagcaggaagtgatGCGCACGGCGCAGTCCGCCGTGGACAGCAGCCACCGCTCGCTGGGGCTCATCTACGAGTCGGAGAAAGTCGGGGCGGAGGCCGCCGAGGTGGGGCTCTTTTCGCGACACGCTCCGCGGCCTCGCCTGCGATCACACTAACGCCGTCTCGCTGTGCGCAGGAGCTGATGCGCCAAGGCGAGGCTCTGAAGCGCGCCGACAGGATGGTGGACCACATGGAGCAGGACCTGAGGACCAGCCAGAGACACATCAACAGCATCAAGAGCGTGTGGGGGGGGCTGGTCAACTACTTCAAGGCCAAACCCGACCCGAAACCCCCACAGCGCGACCAGCCCACAAACTACCAGGCCAACAGCAGGTACAGCCAGGGTTTGTGTTGTGGCCTGATAAAATAGGGCCCTTGTCAGCATCATTATTGTCCCTTATGGTGCCTGGAATGTGActggggttgccagatctggaGAAACACATCCCAGTGGTGGTGTCtagaagtggactcgtaactgaggtgttgcaggttcaaatcccaaaacgacaagctgcccgggcgcctttcatggctgcccaatggcCACTAAGGGAGATGGGTTATGTGgacaaatctcattgtgtgaatGGTGTGCTGTGTCAAAAAAAGAAGCAACACTGGGGCTTATGTTAAGGTCACAGCACCTTGACCCATGCCGAATATCCAAAAGTGTTAAAAACTAGAAACAGTGTCTAGAAGTCTAGCCTTGTGTCTGTAATAATAGCATCATGTGATCAGGGGTTCCATACAGAATTTTTCGACGTAAATACTGATACTATTCCGGCAACAAAAGGCttgtattatatttacattttacatttacagcatttaccagacgcccttatccagagcgacttacaatcagtagttacagggacggtcccccactggagacactcagggttaagtgtcttgttcagggacacaatggtagtaagtgggatttgaacctgggtcttcttgttcataggcgagtgtgttacccactaggctactaccacccataaaacccatatatttttatgttgaaatactaaaataaaataacaaattcATAATGAAACCAGATGCGTAACAGTTAACAGTGGATTAGTAACGGTTTAATTAAttggacaatttttttgaaATATGGCACTTTGAAGAATATTTCTAATTAAGCTTTTTTCAAGCCTTAGCTTTGTAATCTGTCATCTCTAAACGTACGAAGGAGAAGTCAAAGAACAAACATTTTGAAATTGCCAGGTTTCATAATAACGGTTCTGTTTGTAAGAAAAGGTCGTTTCCCCAGAAAATGTGGACATGTAATACTGCatgtccaccagagggcgcaataacacgtttttttttaatttaggcTTTAATTCTGCgtgtccaccagagggcacaCCATAACAcggtgttttttaaaatttggcTGTTATACTGCgtgtccaccagagggcactATAACACGGTGTTTTAAAATTTGGCTGTTATACTGCgtgtccaccagagggcgcaAGAACACGGTTTTTAAATTCAGGCTGTAATTCTGCgtgtccaccagagggcgcaGGAACACTGTTTTTAAAATCATGCTGTAATACTGCttgtccaccagagggcgcaATTGCACGGTGTTTTAAAAtttggctgtaattctgcgtgtccaccagagggcgcaGGAACACTGTTTTTAAAATCAGGCTGTAATACTGCGTGTCCACCAGAGGGAACTGTAATACAGCATTTAAAACCTTGATCTTCACCCTTTTCACCTGTTTTCTTCTGTCAGATTACAGAACGCTCTCGCAGACAGTAAAGACCATGAGGACAAGTACCAGGCCAGCCACCCCAACCTCAGGAAACTGGACACGTCTGGTGAGCCTACAGCACCGCTGCAGTAAAATCTGTATAAAACACGACTCGTCATCGTTCCCGTCTGCGTTCGCTTGGCAGGATTTGGAACCTCGGCATCGGTAGAAAGTACCGCTCCAAATCAGAATGGTTATTCTAAGAACCGGCAGCTACAGGCCGCTCACCAGCAACTGGACAATAACCTTGGTAAGATGTCCTGCACATTACACAACAACCTGGGCAGCAAAGACCTGGGGGACTTCAGTCTGGTGAAGACAGTTTTTTGgaaatgatgttaaaaaaatcCCACGTTGCGCCTGAACCTGATGTTACGTTCGTCTACGTGTCTCTGCAGATGACATGGCCGTGGGACTGAGTCGGCTGAAGAACCTGGGCCTGGGCCTGCAGTCGGAGATCGACGACCAGGACGTAACTCTGGACTCGCTGCTCAACAAAGTGGACGGCATGGACGGCAAGATCTGCTCCACCAACAAGCAGCTGAAGAAACTGTGAACGTTTGAAACGGCTGCTTTGTCGGCTCCACACATGTACAGTCTTCTTTTTGTCCCCAGTGTCTTATTAGTTCCTCATGTAGCTGAAGGTCTGTGGAagtgctaacagggcgtgtgtGGGGTAACTGCTTATTTCacccactttattagagacgccCGTTCCTGACCCTTATTTAATTAGGACGAGGCGATGGAAGAGATTCCAGGTGAGgagccccgtaatcggaaggttgccggttcgaatcccgatccgccgaggtgccactgaacaaagtgccgtccccacacgctgctccccggccgcctgtcatgccTTTTTTTGATTTAAAGGGTAAAAGCTGGAACAAAATCATTCAGAAAATTGTATATGGAGCGGGGGAATTAAGTAAAATACTTTCTCCCCACTGTGAAGTAATTGAATGTCGTAATTTGGTGGCTTGTGTATTTGTAATTATTCGGTTTTAATAAATGAGCGCATCTTTGAGTAAAGTACATGattagtgtgtgtttggtcTGAATTTAGATCATTTCCATTGTATGTTTTAATTGTACATTTTCCCACAATCCTCAGCAGTGAAGCCCCTCCCTCTGAATGTGCCCTTACGCCGGTTAATCCGGCGTGTTTTGTGCCTTGTGGTCGAGCGCATTTTCTTTTTGGGGAACAGCAGCCTtctttgtgctgcagtgtatatgGAGGCCactttttaaaacgtttttctttcttcttttatttcatttattaatgtgaATATGTGACCTGCAGTTTATTCTAAATGAAGGTCAAAATAAACACTTGCTTTCGGCCGTTTGGGAGGTGGTCGCTTCTGTTCTCGTGCTTGGTGCTGGATATTTCGTGCCAGTAAGGACCGTTTTCAGCAGATACTGGAGTCGGTAGGCGTTCTAGTAGCCTGGCGGTATAGAccctcgcatatgaaccagaggttcaaaccccacttactaccattcagtccctgtcaccactggttggaagggcgtctggtaaatggcataaCTTTTAATGTCTACTTTATATATTAAAGTAAAAACCTATAAGCGTTCGCAGATTGAAGGTTACGTCTGTTTGTTTCTATGAGAATATTAAACTTAATTTGACACTTTGCTGTCATCAGCAAATGATACACACCATCCTCTGGTGCTAAAACATtcttcagtttttatttaaagtttccATACAGTATTATTTCATAAATAGTCTTTAATTATTATCACTTATTTGTTACTAATATACTAAATATAATGGAAATGAGTTTGTATAATGAAAGTGATGTAAAAATTGACCAAAAGTTGGagtaaaaatgaaagtaaaataaaagtcGTCACTGAGTGACAGAAGCCAGAACCCTCTGTGGgccgtgctgtgctgcgctgtgctgcgctgctatTCATTATCATTCCTCCGCTCTGCAGCCAGCTGCCCGGCACCTAAAGCCCTCATTACGGAACAGCTGGCGCGGGGACTCTGGCGTCAGGCGAGCGCGGCTCTCCGCTTTCTTCCTTCCCCACAAAGCCGGTGCCGCATAAACGCCCCAACGCACCATTCTCAGGCACTTACGTAACCCGCTTCACACGCACTTCACCCGACAGCATCAACAGAGTCGTGTCAAGCAGCAGATGAAACAGGGAGATGAAGGGCTGTCTGGTTTTCAactgatgttgatgatgatggtggttgTTATTACCAGAATAATCCAGAATGTTTCAGCAAATAGCAGAAAACACAGTTAATCAGGCAAACATTAGCGCACTAGAGATGCCAAGTTGCCCAAGATGGAGCTCGCAGGTCGCATTAGAACGTTCAAAGTGAGCACAGACTCGATGACGCGGTGACAGCCTTCAAACTCTTTGGCTTCCAAACGTAGAAATGTCTTTTCTTGGAGTCGATTGGAGTTGCGCGACACGACCAACGATCAATATGAGTTTGTGTAACGGATTATATCAGGTTCTCTCATACTTACTGGGGACTTATTAGCAGTTGTGAAAGTGTAGGATGTTTTTGTGAGTACCCGATCTGTGGCAGCTACCTGATCCGTTCGGAATgtcaatttacagcatttatccggAGCGCCTTACAATTATtaattaaagggacagtcccccccctggagacactcagggttaagtgtcttgctcagggacacgatggtagtacgtgggtTCACCGGCAGGTGCCAAcctcaaatgtgtggaaataaatCTGGATGTTGCATATTTGATGGAGTATAGATTGTCCATTAGGTATTAAATATCTAATATGTTGCCAGGTGACATCAGGTAACATGACGGCCAATCAATCAGCAGTCGTGACaaactggctttttttttttaaatcacagctgTCTTGGTTCGAGCAGACAGTGCCCACCCCTGACAAAGGGCGGAATGCCCCTCTTTTCAGCCGCCGTAATCCCAGAAACCACTGCTGTCAGTAACCATTAGGCAACGGGCCAAAGACATGGCGGTTTCCTGCCCCTGCACCCACATGCACTGACACCGCTGTGCTGCTGGCCTCTGAGATAATAAAGAGTTGTGCTGACTTTGTAGAGCAGACGAGAAGCTGtctttgtgtgtaagtgtgtgtatgt comes from Denticeps clupeoides chromosome 11, fDenClu1.1, whole genome shotgun sequence and encodes:
- the LOC114799864 gene encoding LOW QUALITY PROTEIN: synaptosomal-associated protein 29-like (The sequence of the model RefSeq protein was modified relative to this genomic sequence to represent the inferred CDS: inserted 1 base in 1 codon), whose protein sequence is MAAYPKSHNPXADDDDEEEPRGPGSRGFNFDDEPPESHMTDAERRQLRLQQEVMRTAQSAVDSSHRSLGLIYESEKVGAEAAEELMRQGEALKRADRMVDHMEQDLRTSQRHINSIKSVWGGLVNYFKAKPDPKPPQRDQPTNYQANSRLQNALADSKDHEDKYQASHPNLRKLDTSGFGTSASVESTAPNQNGYSKNRQLQAAHQQLDNNLDDMAVGLSRLKNLGLGLQSEIDDQDVTLDSLLNKVDGMDGKICSTNKQLKKL